Within the Cydia pomonella isolate Wapato2018A chromosome 3, ilCydPomo1, whole genome shotgun sequence genome, the region TACTATTAACAATGTGTAACCACGTTGCTGTGGCCATGTTGACAAAGTCGATAAAGTTTTTGTTAATtcgatattacaataattaacaGCGGAAACTGATGTCTAcgttttataatgtaaaaaaaagtatgatacttaaatcatcattatttatctattagcaaagagaatttgaaatagaggtagattaTCAAAGGAAACTTTGTAGCTATAACCTCCTGGGGTCCGAAGTACTAATACTAGGACAAAATCGGTTTGCAGTGAAAGCCCAAGTATCAAAATAGATACTTGATGCCAAGACCCAGCGTGATAGTACTAGGACAAAATATTTACACGCTCCAGGTGGATTTGAATTACCCGccatgtcattttgacgttacTGGTTAGTCAGTGTATATATTTGGCATTGTGGCAGCACTGCTTGAAGTGAGCGGGGAGGGATATTTTCTGTCTTCTGTCACAAGACGTCGCAGCAATGACACGTGCAACGAGAAGAGGTTagtttaacttattattatctttgtaatctttacattttattcactacGATTGGTTTTATTTTCgagataaagaaataaatcatTCGTAAATACTGTTATTTCAACttaatttcgtatattttaatatgattcttgtatgaaaatgtattcgttCTAGTACTAGTACACTGGGCGGTCATACCATAAATTGCTTTTCATATTGATTTACTATGCTCCTTACTCTAATGTGTTTATGTGTCCGTGTGATAAAGAAAATTATAGATATTTAGGTAGAAATTAGCTGATATTGTACTAGTATTAGGCCGTCGGGTttataaagtgttttttttcaGCTTTAAAAGATAGTCAAGTGTTGGATTTACTCCAGCAGTCTAATTTCGAAGACGACGAAGATGATCCTTTTGGAGGGAATGATACAGACGACGAGTATATTCCTGTGGAGAATACGGCCATCGAAAGCGACAGTGACAGCAGTACCAGCTCAGAACCTGTGAGTGCAAGCCCTCCGCCAGCCCCGCAACTTATTCGAGGACGAGGTCGAGGTCGATCGTTATGTTTTTGATtgttaaaatttacattttgtaaGTGGTTTTTTTTAGTTACTGCTTTGTAAAATTAgacttaaatgtaaatgcttaagTTTTATATTGGTCTATTTTTGTAGTGACTATTTATGTTCCTTTTTCtgtagtttttaaataaaggaaGATTAATtatgttaacaaaaaaaattttcaaaaggaatattttgttgattttaatgttaaaatttgttttttctgtAGAAAATTTAAGTTCCTGCTGTGAAGCATgctatttttttgtatcttaGATGATATTAATGATGATTAAGTTGATTTCTGCTAGTATAAAGTGTTAAAACTCTTGTTTTCTATAAGATTTTCAAGACTGATTGATGtgatttatattataagtaaaagCCCAAAGTACTAAATATAGATCAAAAgattatagtgtttttttttatttcctggCAAGcctaaatcattattataacacccctaaaatataaaacttgTACTTGTTAGGGTTAACCAGATATGAACAATGTTTGTTCTGGGCGTTCAGGACTTTATTAATTAGTTCTAATATTAGGACATTGGGTCTTCCTCGGATGTACCCTCTAAAAATTTGGGTCGTAGGAGgataataaatttactgccatatttcgacacatgattcaaacttttagaacgccatttgaatatgatccttattctttcactgatatgtgataaagttaaatataaaaagtgggGCCATCTTAACGAGCATCGATGttctttgatctattagatggcgccactttttgatattttttattattccaaaAAGGTTGATGACATCTGCTCCGTCATACTGACGTTGATAGATGTCATTGTGACAGTGAAATTTcttggtagatttgatggaatttagttatgaattagggcatagtTGCTGCGCCGTCAAAGAGAACAGATGACGTTGGGCTCTTAGAAAATTTGATTTtcgtgcctttttctactgacaaagtggatGTGTCTGAGTATAAATTTGGTATAAATTGTAaacaacgtaaaaaaaaaatgtatttcctGAAAGTTGAACGCAGCCGAAGACTATTGACTTGACTTGTTTGACAgatttttgacataatttggTTGACAGCTGATTTCTCTGTTTATTTCGTATTTCGTTCATGTTTCCATTATATTTTCCTTACAATATAAAACATGGTTGTTATCAAAATGATTACTTAGACCAAAAGTACTGGTCATAAGTCATAACAGAACAATGTCGTCACAATGTTTTATCATGAACGTGGAGCAAGGGGTGCAGGCTCACACCAGTGACGCCAAACCAGCAGTGAAGGACAAATTGATGTCGTATGAAGAGAAATCCGTAGGGTCTACAGCCTTCTTTAAGTGCGAGGCGTGTCCCTACATGGCGCTAGCTGAGGATGACATAAAGTTCCACTTGTTCACGGCGCACCCCGACCTCGCGAAAAGCAACGGCCTCGCGGACAACATCCAAATCAACTGCCCAGGTTGCTCGAGCATTTTCGACGCGGAAGAGACCTTGCGGAACCATCTGCGCAACCATCACAAAATGGGGATCAAAGACGTCAAGAAAATGGTCAAAAGCCTCGTTCAACTGGCACTGAAAAATGCCAAATTAAAGAAAGAAGACAACTCAATTCAGTCTACCCCTCAGGAAGCTGACGTAAAAATACCACAGGTTATCGAAATAGTCCCAGATATTGTTAATGCAAACAATGAATCTCTACCTCAAGGTGTTGCTTTCATATCAGTAGATGAATTGCAGAAGATGAGCACACCAAATTTCGAAAAGGTTGATCCTAAGGAAATCATACAAGAAGCAAGCATAAACATTGTGTACACAAATCCGATTTCTACTCAGTATGTCAATGTGACCAATGCTGTGACACCAGTCACAGCTTGTAACGTCTTACAAGTGTCCAGTGTTACTCCGGACCTAATTTCATCTATTCAACCTAGAAAACCcatagataataatattaatcagTCCATGGACAACATGGAGCCAGTAAACAGGCTTGGCAGACCAGCAAAACGAAAATATATACCCCTACATACATCAACAGATAAAACGGAGGAGAAAACAGACCTAGAAACATTGCTTGAGCTCGATAAGCAATTATGCTCAGTCAATAATtgtcggtttcggttaaaaagTGAAGAAAAATTAGCATATCATAGAAAATgccattttaaaactatatttaaatgtCCTGAGTGTGCCATGGTGTTTGTCGAGGTTGAAGCAATGCACACACATCTCTGGAAGACACATGAGATAGACATGGAGATGCCGACTTGTGAGATTTGTGGATTTAAAACATACAAACGGAGTAGGTACAACCAGCATATGAAGTGCCATGGGGCTGTGAAGGCTTATGCATGTAAGTAtcattatacaatttttttaggtatacttatttttcataatcataatcataatcataatctttattgtttgtgagaaatgggttacattgccggtaattactattgtaacaattttacatggaCTCACCAAGACTCTACCTTTACAGgtgtacaaacaaacatttcctTAAAAGGAAGCATTAATACACTAATAAATCACAAACTAAACTCttactattaataaaaatcatgcaataacaaaaatgaaataaaataaaattgaagtcaAATACAATCAAATTCCATTAtctaaatcataatttaaaaaatcattaatactataaaaacatcTCTGTACTAGCCAAGCTTGGACTtgtgatttaaatatattcaaattattattcttaaaaatgtcaggtaatttattataaatacgaatACACATAATATACGAGTTTCTCGAGGAAAGTGCCAAATTAACCGAAGGTTTATGTAAAGTAAACTTATACTGTGTTCTTGTCGCGCGGGGACCCATGGTTTGGAATTCCACAAACAAGTATTTATACTTGTGTACGAAAACACACACTTCGAAAATATACATACTAGGGAAAGTGAGTATGttgttttctataaaataaGTGCGACATGAGCCCATATAGTGTATTCCAAATATGGCTCTGATACAACGCTTCTGTGTTATAAATATTGCGTCTTTGTCAACAGTTTCCCCAAACTACTAGTCCATATCGCAAGACAGAATTAACGTAGCCATTATAAGCGAGTAGCGCTGCTTGGGTCGAAACAGTTTGGCTAATTCGTCTTAgcgcaaaaataaaactatttactttGGATTGCACATTAGCAGCATGCTCCGTCCAATTACAGTGGCTGTCAATAGTTTTGCCTAAAAACCTTGTATTTTGCACTTCTTTAACAGGCTCGTtatctaaaattatatttagtttcTGTGTGTTGCCTCTTGCTGTACTGAACTGGATATAAGTAGACCTATTTACATTTACTTTTAAGTTATTTAGTTTTAACCATTCAACTGTGCTTATCAGTGCTCCATTTAAGTCATCGTTATAAGTTGTCAAATTTTTGCATTTTACAATAATAGATGTATCATCTGCGTACAGTAGACAATCATGATTGGGCAAGCACTTTGGTAGATCGTTTATATATAATAAGAATAGCAGAGGTCCCAAAATACTGCCATGCGGTACTCcataattattatacattaaaGATGACTTGTACGAATTTAGAGTTTTAGatttttggcaatattttagGGTCTCGACACATTGATTTCTGTCACTGAGGTATGTCTTAATCCATTCAAGTGCTGGCCCACGTATGCCGTATCTGTATAGTTTAATCGCCATCCGCTTATAACAAACAAAATCGAAAGCTTTGCTCATGTCTAAAAACAAAACTGTTACAGGAATCTTATTGTCTATTGCATTTAATACATGTTTTACAAGTTTAAATGTTGCCAATGTAGTACATCTCGATTTGCGAAAACCATGCTGTTCTTCAGTAATTTTATCATAGCGTTCTAAAAAGCTTGATAATCTGCTAAACATCACTTTCTCGTAGATTTTGGCGAAAACAGATATCAAAGTAACTGGCCTATAGTTTTCTATATCCGTCTTAGCTCCTTTCTTATGAAGGGGCTTTACCACCGATTTTAGGTCTAGGATAGCCTTTTTGAGACATAAATCCACTGTTGATGtaaatgtaagtatgtatttataattgtataagtTATTGTCAATTGTGACAGGGTAATCAGACTGTTGAATAGTAATTGTGAAACATGCCAATAGTAGTAAGATGCATCATCCCAATTTCTCCATACATGTCAAGCATATAGTGGAGAAAATGGGACAGGTTCTGCTGGCCTAGAGGTCCATGGCATTAGCCACAATAGCTAAAGACCAAGATAGGTTCGAATCCAGCCTCCACCACTGGAGGGCTTTTTGAatacttattgtattttagtGCGGGCAGTTTCCACAACTCGACGACTCGCGCCTATTTTGCATGATGGGGGTGGGGGATAGGCTAGTACTCCTTAAGGAAACCTATCAGACCTTTGATGTTGCGTAGGGAGTCTCTGGGATATCTTAAATCTgttgttttgccctgtatggaaCCACTTTGCTGCATTCCAACACCACACGAGAGGCTGTCTCTTCTACCTCTTGTCATAGGGGACTATTTGTAACACCtgatttaaaaagatatttgtttgttgttgccttcttcttctttcttttcatcctgttaccccctgctggggtgtagggcttgaaccattttcttccactgactctggtcctgggcagcttgggtaacctcctcccaccccatccccaatacacccaactcttgctccacggaacggcgccaagtagatttagggcgaccatgtttccgtttccgggcatcttccaggtcaggaccaccttggataggtgggtgtcaggcatcctgaggatatgcccaatctccttatgtacgggtgcttgtccgattattctccataagtgagcgtttgtgatccagttaggccaaaagatgtgcagaatttgccttaagcattggttcacaaacacttggagTTTTGTCATTAGGATTGCGTTGCCAATAGTTATTATTAGGTGTGTAATATTATGTCATTAAAATAACAGCTAACTGCAGCTTTGAGAACTTGGGATGGTTATAGTGCTCTATATTTTGGAACTGTTGCAAGCAATATTGTTTTACTCTATGAACCTGGGGCATGCGAAAATACCGAAATAATGGATGCCCATAACAACAAATATACATGATAAATGTCCATTAGGCgggggtccacacagagcgagcgagcgagcacgtacatgcaaggcaatttccttacgcacaaaccggccagtgtagacatgcctcgcgcgtatgctcgctctgtgtggacccggctattgaaTAGGAAATCTCTAGAGAGTGGCATGCAAATTATAAATATGAAGTTGAAGTTTCTGATTTAGGCCACAAGGTTTAGGACACTTGAACATGCATGGTCTCTTATTTTCTCTTTCAATACTCAAGTCACCTTTTTCTTGCCAATTTCAGGTACCGTATGCACAAAAACCTTCAAAACCGCCAACCAGCTCTCCAAGCACCGAACATTTCACAAGGAAGACGCAGCACACCAATGCTCCATCTGCCCGCAGCGGTTCCTCACCAAGCGAAGGCTGAAGCTGCATGTGTCGGCCGTGCATGAGAAGCTGAGGCCGTTTAAGTGTTGCCATTGCGATTATACTGCGTCGAGGAAAGACGAGATGAAGGTGCATTTGAGATCACATACTGGtgagtttcattttattttatttttatttatttaaaatatgtttacacgacATTACAGAAATCTAATGCGTCATGCAACCAAGATCAAACATATTAAcaacagcacataataaaaagAAGAAGTGAGATTTGTTGTGCAGGTTCGGTAAttgtacatataatatatatatattttgtttttttttttcaaatggaGCCATGACGGTTCGCAAGGTCTACAGCTACAGAACCACTAGTATTCATTTGGGTGCCTAGAAATGAACGTAGCTTCTTATTCTTAAACGGACGTAGAATGGCCTTGAATTACAGCGTTTTGCTGGGTATTTTGATAAGTTGCGTAATAAAATGAAGGTTACTTACCAGGGCGCTGCTTTATGCTGGTGCTATATGCTGATTTTATGTATTCGATTGACAACAAGCAAGGCAATCATAGGCGAGGCGATTATGATCCTTACTACCTGCGACATATAGGTACGATCAATGTATATTCAAGGTGAAGCCTCGTTGGGcgtactataaataaataaataaataaataaatattataggacattattacacaaattgactaagccccaccgtaagctcaataaggcttgtgttgtaggtacctagacaacgatatatataatatattacaattataaatacttaaatacatataaacacccatgactcagaaacaaatatacgTGTTCATctcacaaatatatgctcttaccaggatttgaacccgggaccatcagcttcataggcagggtcactacctactaggccagaccggtcgtcaaaactatGTTAGAGtaccttaaaaaaatcatatatcataattattgtCAGTTGTACCGGTCGTAGTACTCACCCAATGGGATTaacatttccatacattttttacttttcttatttttatattccagGCGACAAGCCCTACTCCTGCGACAAATGCAGCTACCGCGCCGCCGACCACAATGCGATGAGACGCCACAAAAAAGTACACACTAAAGAAGCCTTATATAAGTGCAAACATTGCCCGTTCAGCAGCATCCAATCCAACAACTTCGCAAGTCACATGATCTCAAAACACCCCAACGTAACTTCAACTGATCTCCACCGCTGCCCATACTGTGTCTTCAAGACTGTCAGCAAAGATAAGTACCTCACCCACCTTACTACTCACACAGATAAAGAAGGAATACAGTTGTTAATAGAAATGACCAAGTCTAAAAAACTAGCTTGGACTGTACCGAGCGAAGCTACGGAGAAAGTTGAAGAAACAGCCAAAGTCAATGAAGAAAGTAAGGAACAAAGCCCTAAACCAGTTAATGATATCCCTATTGAAGTTTATGATTGTGATAGTTTGTCTGAAACACTATCTCagaatttttccaaaaattatgtaaacactGCAAATGAGAAGCAGCAGGGTAATTTTGATCCACAAGTTATTGTAACTGATCTTAGTAAAGACGATAATAACTCGGACTGTCTTATTTCTGAAAGTTCAAATGATACTTTAATGGATAGGCAGTATACTACACAACATACTTTGCAGAATTTAACCTATGATGCTACTCAAGGGAATCTACATTATATGAATGCTTCAGTCACAATGGAGCAAACATTATGTCCAAATAGCACAGTAAACTCTTTAGTGTCTAACCATTCAGTAAGGAGCAACATGAACAACAATATCATGGCTAATTTCCCCATCAGACTTCCACCAGCACAACTGTCCATGCAAAACATAACTTTAAACCCTGTCCACAAGATATCCCTCCCAATGAATAAAGTTACC harbors:
- the LOC133515730 gene encoding uncharacterized protein LOC133515730; its protein translation is MSSQCFIMNVEQGVQAHTSDAKPAVKDKLMSYEEKSVGSTAFFKCEACPYMALAEDDIKFHLFTAHPDLAKSNGLADNIQINCPGCSSIFDAEETLRNHLRNHHKMGIKDVKKMVKSLVQLALKNAKLKKEDNSIQSTPQEADVKIPQVIEIVPDIVNANNESLPQGVAFISVDELQKMSTPNFEKVDPKEIIQEASINIVYTNPISTQYVNVTNAVTPVTACNVLQVSSVTPDLISSIQPRKPIDNNINQSMDNMEPVNRLGRPAKRKYIPLHTSTDKTEEKTDLETLLELDKQLCSVNNCRFRLKSEEKLAYHRKCHFKTIFKCPECAMVFVEVEAMHTHLWKTHEIDMEMPTCEICGFKTYKRSRYNQHMKCHGAVKAYACTVCTKTFKTANQLSKHRTFHKEDAAHQCSICPQRFLTKRRLKLHVSAVHEKLRPFKCCHCDYTASRKDEMKVHLRSHTGDKPYSCDKCSYRAADHNAMRRHKKVHTKEALYKCKHCPFSSIQSNNFASHMISKHPNVTSTDLHRCPYCVFKTVSKDKYLTHLTTHTDKEGIQLLIEMTKSKKLAWTVPSEATEKVEETAKVNEESKEQSPKPVNDIPIEVYDCDSLSETLSQNFSKNYVNTANEKQQGNFDPQVIVTDLSKDDNNSDCLISESSNDTLMDRQYTTQHTLQNLTYDATQGNLHYMNASVTMEQTLCPNSTVNSLVSNHSVRSNMNNNIMANFPIRLPPAQLSMQNITLNPVHKISLPMNKVTGPIIKPTQILPVPSSSNSPVNLIEPDGMPRKKPKISVKSNLILKGPDQENMFHSQQKMAFKRLEDNERFGLGAVTFNNLITTQFMQLQPEPELSESPNNIIPYPQETMLHDASTPPVDNVDNSQMFTFNNQMNVNSIILPPPQKIQNNDPSYIKIEATIKQNTQSPSLERMCNANIMSNQSLSREYKASPPLEDIHKNFKEIKNEVKSDAFYNMAMNNTTTNPSIIDQYLIDNIIGEQYPGHLDLSSAALDVSDPQNDVIEIDDNSDDNKLLSRYDMNFPLESLYLMHNDFHFLENDVPTNVPNEVNEINRIVTEVPILNQKEISHTSNEGSSNDYPNFIQGKKDPMMNTSVRQSVNKINVKNIELMKDKCKEY